In Salvia miltiorrhiza cultivar Shanhuang (shh) chromosome 4, IMPLAD_Smil_shh, whole genome shotgun sequence, the DNA window GATTTTTGGGCTTGTATATGGTGTTGAGGTTTTTGTCATTTCAATACTTTCTTAGGGTTCTCGTTAGAGTTGACAATATATCCAGCATAAGTCATGTCACTTGGTGGTGGGCTATTGCTTTAATGATTCTCAATCTATTTTTGTTAGGTTTGCAAGATGAGATGGTGTTTTGTGATGAATGTCTGTCGGTTGTCATAGATACCTATACCTCAATGAAAACGTGTTTCTGCAGTATTTTGTTTAGGTTTTAGGTTGAGGAAAGACTTACCAGGAGAATACCTGTGTTGGCTATGATGTTCCCTGGGGAAGATATCTTAAGTCATATGTTATTTCCTATAATATGTTGTACCACTTAACTTTTCTGTCATGGCCTTTGTGAAAGGATTGCCTGCGCCTCTGACTTTGTTGATATTCCTTTTGCACATAATTTAAGAAATCCCAACTTTTGAAGTTTGTATTAATTTAAAACACTTATGCAAGTGATTGCATTTCAAGTCAATTGTCTTACTGTGCTGTAAAATACGTATGGTATTCTATATCCCTAATTGCTCAGCACCTGCAGAATTACTAGCAAGATGTAATTTTCTGCAAATCACAAGACAACAAATTTTAGGTAGGATAAAATTGTTCCAGATAAGATGACTGGTTTTCTGAATGTTGATTCTTGCCTGTCTCGTTTTCAACAATTTGATTGCATGTGTTTTTACCCATAGTTGATTTCTCTCTTTTTGGACTATTGCTGCTCAGTCCACTGAGCTAAAATTTCTCCTGGCCTTTTAGTTAGTCATTACTTATTAGTAGTTTAGGTAACATGACCATGTAGTAGTTGCACAGGTAATTTGAATGCGAATGAGTTGAAATTTGAGGATTAGCCTAGATAGGTAAAAATAGTACAGGCTAATCTattgtttactaagatgaattggaactttgggatatcccgaTGCCCTTGATCATGTCTATCATTTGAGctgattttgcttgattcatatcccattgaaaggGTGTGATTGGAGAAATCATAgtaatgaggataaaaatactcaatcatgaaaagtaaactTCGTTGATACTGAGTGAACTATTAGAAAATATATCAAACTTATTACATGCCATTAGATCCATGTGTTTGCAGAAGCAACTGAATAACTATTGCAATGCTGTTATGGTTCATTgcttttctgaaaattttaacaTGTTGCTCGTTGAATTctcgttctctctctctatatatatatgtgtgtgtgtgtacatAAGAAAATTAATGTTGATCTACTTGTAATGTCCGTTTGTTGTATCTTCCTTCCTGTCTTGTAGTAGGACTCGTATGTTGGATGAGATCCTGACTATTGACATAAAACCTGGCTGGAAGAAGGGCACGAAGATTACTTTCCCAGAGAAGGGTAATGAAGAACCAGGCGTGATTCCTGCAGATCTCATTTTCGTAGTAGACGAAAAACCTCACTCAGTTTATACAAGAGAAGGGAATGACTTGGTGGTGAAGCAGGAGATAACTCTCCTCGAGTCCCTCACCGGGAAATCTTTTGAGCTTACCACACTGGATGGCCGGAACCTAACAGTCCCTTTAACAGAGATTGTGAAACCTGGACATGAGATTTCTGTCCCTAATGAAGGGATGCCCGTCTCGAAGGATCCTAGAAAAAGGGGAAGTCTGAGGATTCAAATCGATGTCAGGTACCCCAAAAGGCTCACCGAAGCCCAAAAGTATGAACTGAGGAGGGTTTTGGGTGGGAATTCGTGATATCATCCCCTGAATCATACGAGTCACACTATTAGTACAGGCAGATGGTGCAGCGTTCGGGTGTAAATACCAAAAAGTATGCTGCTATTGAAGTATGTGAATATTAGAAAGATGTTGAAGTTTTTCTTCTCAACAGCTCCTCCATGCCCCTGCTGGACAAGTGCCTCAAGCAGATGCCTAGTACAACTTTTCGTGGGTTAAGAAGATGTTCGCCATATTTATGTCGGTATGATATTcgtttctttcttattttttcctCCTTGGGGGTTAATGGCTTTCTTTCTACTTGTGGACTAGATTTCATTGTGTTCAGCAGAGATGATTGAGGTTTTTTTTGTTGCTGAACAAATTTATGTTTCTTATATAGGGTATCATCCAGCTAATaagaatctctctctctctctctttctctctctctctctctctctctctctctctctctctctctctctctctctctctctctctctcttacatGTTAGGCTTCACTATGGCTGCCTGAATTTGCTGCCTGTTGAGAAATGCATCAAATTTTATGACAGGGAAATATTGATATAGCAGCACATTGATATGCCCCAAGAAAGGAATTCATATAGGAATTCAGTCGATCAGTATCATATCATGTCATTAAAAAGTTCCTATTTAAACATTGATGTCAAAGCAGATCCTGTAAGTAGGTGAGAAAAGATGGTGGATAGTTGAActaaacatgtaattttttatgCTTTCATGGTCAGCTTGGACCTAAGGTTtcttaaaaaatttaagataataTTACGAACATTATCTTATGCTTGCAAATTATAGTAACTTTTATTATcttacatttataaatacaagtaagggtgattctattcatagcccccttTAAAAAGTATAACCATTCatctaaaatattaataataaataattataaatttactaatttatcctaTGATCTATAGCTCCCAAATTAAATACTCTATAATGTACGatgttatataattttttcaatcatctcaatatttgaaattatgCCATGTGTATCATCTCAAATTTCAAAGTTTTGATATTAACTTTCGGTCGTTCAAACCCAAAAATTAGTCgttaataatattaacgaccgatttaacgacTGTTTTCGGTGGTTgttgtttgcatcgtcgttCCGAGTCTTAACGAtcgttttttcggtcgttaaattgaATTCTCagtcgttaaaaagagaaagataaataaaaaaaatattttttttcgaatatatatatatatatatatatatatatataggggaggactagaataaaaacactcttaagtgtataaaatataaatgattttcagcccttagatcatcatcatcaacggttgattcgtaacccttttggatgaattcgtggtcctgggttcgaattccaaaggtagcaaaaatttatttttcacaattcgtaaccatgttggatgaattcgtaaccctgttggataaaattcgtacattaaaaaacgtttatatttacattttaagaagtgtttttactgtagccctcccctatatatatattttatatctcTGCATCCACAAGTATTTtagtatttctaatgtattttgacttTAATTGCATACgatttgacgaacttcccagtgggtcacccatcttagttgtgacCTAAGTCAAACACGCTTAAcgttgaagttcctttcgagtggTCACTGGTACAGAACACTCagattattgatatatctagtacctattaattcatttaaactctatttcaatgtacaatatcattaatcattcataaccttataatatatcgagatgatatctaagacttgtggtgccgacgaAAGATTGACGgtaatatacgatcgaatttaaaataataaaaattaatattatcgtaatttttaaaaaaatatgagtgtgaaaaataacaatcaaataaTAACCGTAATATACAATATTAtcgtaataaattattaaattattagatttattaatttattagatttattataattcaatatacaatattattcatttattaaataaaataatttattattttaaaataataaataaaatagatgatatcaaataatttattattttaaaataataaaattattaatgttttgaaaataatgaatcaaataatttaataaatctaattatattctcaataatttaaaaataagaattaaatagaaaattaattaaaaataattatatatatatatatatatataaatatataatcaataaataaataaatataataaaaaattgaaattaaaaaaattaaaaagttgaaaaaataatattaacgactaATTTTTCGGCcgttaataaataattaaaaataaataaaaaatatttttaacgaccgaaaatttcggtctttaaaaaaattaaaaaattaaaataatattaacgactgaataattcggtcgttacaaaaaagcaaaaataaaaaaatattaacgatTGAAAAATTaatcgttaaaaaataaaaaaatacttgaTGACGGGCTCGTCTTCTTGGCCACCGCCACTGTCACCGTTCCGTCATGGTCGCGAACAATAACGCCAACCCCATACCTCCTTTTCTTCTGGTCGAAAGCGGCATCAACATCAAAGCGGAATCGCCCTCGCGAGGGTTTCTGCCAACGCCTCTTTCCCAGCTTCACTCCAAGCCATTTCTCCACAAAAAAAAATCGGCTTGGCAGCAGAAAAGGCAGCATGAAACGCAAAGCCGTCTACCTTAGTGGGGGTGTCAAAAGTCACATGCTTTCGGTGCTTGATATGGCAGAGAAAGGACCAAACTTTCCACATGAGAATGCACCAAATGTTGTATTCCTCGCTCTCCAATTCAGCCACTAAAATACTCGCAATATCCGCCATTTCCATACCCTTTGTTTTCTTCAATAATGTCCAAAAGCGGGATCTTTTCCACACATCATGTATTTTCGGGCAGTGGATCAATGCGTGCGAGGCAGTTCCCCACTGATCCCAGCACTGTTCGCAAATACCATCTGTCGGGATATGGTGTCGTCTAAGATTTGCCTCAGATGGAATAAAATTGGTGAGCGCTCTCCACATAAAGATTTTTACCTTAGGCGGCACCGTGATATTCCAAACCATTCTTCCCCAGCAGATAAGCTGATTTCACGGTGAACTCTCCCCTCTGGTCGAACTTCCAGCTCAATCTATCTTCCTTTCCTCTTTCTCCAATAGGCGTGTCCAGAATCTTGTCCCTCTCATGCGGCTAGAAAAGGGTGTTAATTTTTTGTCAAATTCCAGCCACCATGCTCGTCAATAAGTTCCTCCACCGTGATGGCAGAATCTCCATCAGCCCGGCCATGAACCTCAGATTGCGCTCCTTTAACCCAACCATCCTTCATGGCTTTAATATTCCTCCCATTTCCCACACTCCATACCATCCCTTCACGCAGTAAAGAGTGACCCCACGCAATAGAGCGCCAAACATATGATGAAGTTGATGGCACAACTGCTGTCATAAGATCAccatttttgaaatatttagcCCTGAACACTCTACTCACCAACAAGTTCGGTTTGGTCATCATCCGCCAGGCTTGCTGAGCAACAAGAGCTTTGTTGAAAATTTTCAGATTTCGGAAGCCCATTCCTCCTTTCTCTTTCGGCTCACACATTCGTTCCAATCTTGCCCAGTGCATGCGCCTTTCACCCTCCTTTTCACCCCACCAAAACGCCGCGCAGATTCTGTTCATATCCTCACAAATAGAATCCGGGATGCGGAAGCATTGCATAGCAAAGGTTGGCACCGCCTGGACCACCGACTTAATAAGAACTTCCTTACCACCCGCCGAGAATTCTCTTTGATTCCACACTTGAATCTTTTTCTCCATCCTGTCTTTCAAAAATTCAAACTGCAATCTTTTCTTTCTAAGGGAAAAGTAGGGCAGCCCTAGATACCTCTGGATTCCTTCCCCGGGTTTAACGCCTAGGGTTCGCAAAATAGGCCCCTCCATTCATTTGCTCACATTAGGGCTGAAGCTAATGGATGATTTGTCGAAGTTAATCAATTGTCCGGACGCCATTTGGTATCTTTCCACAATCTCTTTAACAACTTTCGCTTCCTTTTCCTTGGCCTTAAAGAAAATAAGGTTGTCATCTGCAAAAAAGAGGTGAGAAATATGAATCTCATTAACACCAATCGGCACTCCATTGATCCTCTTTTGCCTTTCGAACGCTTTGAACAGGGATGAGAAACCTTGAGCACATATGACAAACAAGAATGGGGACAGCGGGTCTCCTTGCTTGAGCCCCCTCGTCGGAACCACCTCTCCAAAAATAGCACGGTTGAGGATAAACTTAAAAGAAATTGACCGAACACACTTCATGAGCAGTGTGCACAGGTCGCTAGGGAAGCCCATCGTTCTTAAAACCGCCTCCAAGTAATCCCACTCCACCCCGTCGTATGCTTTGCCCATATCGAGTTTGAGCGCCGCATACCCGTTTTTCCCCTTCTTCCTGCTCCTGAGCCAATGCTGGCACTCAAAGCTAATGAGAACGTTGTCCGTAATCTGCCGTCCTTTAAGGAATGCACTCTGCGCTTGATCGATAAGCCTTTCCAACACGAACCTCGATCAATTTACCAAAACTTTCGACACTAGTTTATAAATAGTATTGCACAAACTCAAGGGCCGGAACTCCGCCACCGTACTCGGCTTATCCACCTTGGGGATGAGAGTAATAATTGTTTCATTCCATTCCCTAACCTCCGCCTTTCCATTCAGAACAGCCAGGACCTCTCCAGTTATCTCATTTCCCAAGACCGGCCAAAATCTTTGGTAAAAGCGGGCATTAAATCCATCGGGACTAGGAGCTTTTGTGGGGTGCATATCAAACACCGCCCTCTTTATCTCATGTGTATTATATGGTTTCATAAGTGCTTCTCTATCATCATCAGAAACTCGTTTCTCAATCTGACTCACCACGGCATCGATAGAAGCTGTAGAGGGTCTGTTCGAAAGGAACAGATTCTGAAAGTAATCTCGTATGATCTTCGCCTTATCCCTCTCTTCTTTCACCCACTCACCCGTGTCATCCTTAAGTTGCTTAATGGAGTTCTTTTTCCTCCTCTTCAAAGCTTGCGCATGGAATGCTCCAGTATTTCGATCGCCATTAGTCATCCAGTTAACCCGCGCTCTTTGTTTCCAATGCGCCGTTTCAGCCTCTACAGCTCTCTCAATTTTCTCTGTGAGCTGCAAAACATCGCACATCGTGGCTTTACTGTTAACATTCCTCATAAGTTTAACTCTCTCCTTTCGCATGTCTGCtactttttttttccaatttgtCAAACTGCTTTTTGCCCACGTCGTGAAGAAATCAACACAAAGTGCCATTTTACTTGGCATATCCAACTAACCCAACGATGCCCATTTACACAAGAAGACCGGAACAAAATCTCTTTCCATGAACCATTTTTCCTCGAAGTGGAATCGTCCCTTCCCAAAACTTCTCAACTGCTGATCCTCCTCCTCAACCACACAAACCACCGGTAAAAAATCAAGAGCTTTTGTTTCACACATGTCAAAATTCGTGTTCCAAAGACTGTTCCTAAATAACCTATCTAATCGGCCTGAGATAGGATTCTCCACTTGTTTGTTCATCCACGTGAGACATTTGTCGTGGTTAGGGGGTTATTGTAATCGGCTATAAAAAAGAACCTCCCTAAACTTCTCCATTTGCCCCGGGTTTCTGCTGTTTCCTCCGCACTTCTCAGTTGCTAACAAAATCTCATTAAAGTCACCGCCTACGAGCCACGACATGTCATCCATTGGAATCAAGTCACTCAAACGCTTTAAAATGTCCCAAGAGTATAGCCTCTGGCTCACTTCTGGGTTTCCGTAAAATCCCGTGAACCTCCATTGTCTCCCTTCCTGTAAAACGTAACAGTCAATGTGTCCTTGCGAAAACAAAGTAATAGTCACCTGAAGACTTTCCTTCCACATCAGAATCAAGCCTCCTTGTCGTCCGTTAGCGTCGACCACAAACAAACCTTCGTACCCCAACAAACTCCGCCAATTAGAGCACTATGCTGTCACGAGTTTCGTCTCACACAAGAAGACAATTCCCGGGGAATTACCGGCAAGAAGGCGCCGAAATTCATGGAATGCACGTGGGCTTCCCAATCCCCGCGCATTCCATACTAAGTGAATCATAATTCTCGGCGGGGCTGCGACGTGGCAGCCACCGCCGTTATCGAGCAATCTCTGTTATCACCATTTTCAATCTGTCCCACTCTTTTTTTCTTCACCCTCTCCTTGTCTACTTCCACCTCTCCCGTTCCCTCCTCCCTCCATTTCCCCAAAATCCCCCTTTCCTCCACACTAAGTGTTTTCTCTCCGGCCGTAACTGGGGAGATAGTGCGCGCCATTCGTTTCCAGCCTTTGCCACCAAATTTTTTCTTGGTATTTTTTGGAGACACCTCAATATTGTTATTTCAGTTGAATCGTGACACGGACATCCGTCTCGTACTTTATACTCTATTCGTCTTCAAAAAATATGTCATGATGTGAATAatataaactttaaaaaatattagtgtattagagcacccgcatcgcgggcTCCTCGAGCATCACTCGAGTAATGTACCATCCTCGAGCATGGCGTTGCAACTAATGTCTCCTCGAGTACTACTCGAGTAATCGGGTAGTACCCGAgcctcaaataaaaatatatatattttaattttcaatggctgtttttattttgtttttttttattttattaaagttttatgtaatatttaggattttataattaatgcaatttaaatttgaaataaattgtgttatttaaatttgagcaattaaatttaaatgaaaaacataaaatcaaaactaatattatcaagtaggctatcaaggaaccccaatgcagcactacctactcaataacacaaacactatcaagtaggctatcaaggaacccccaatgcggatgctcttatgaaTAGATAAAGAATTCTGttttatataatagataatgGGTTaactaacaaaaaaataatgtgttcaatattttttttttggaataagagagagagaaattatgATGCGGAAtattaaaaatgacaaaatatgcATATTTTTTATAGACGGATGAAATATTAACTATACtcatgaaatatatatatacacgtaaAATGTTTATTTAGTGGCTACAAACTAAtccaataatttaaaattaaataccgTTGACAAAGAAACAATATAGTATGCCAATAAATGTTTGTGATGTCCTCAAATCTATGATGCAcagattcttcaaaaattagtatgtacggcgaatcggattcttttagggtgcgattctctcggattcgcacccgattcgccacgtggcgtatcttttaaaacaatttataaaaataaaccggattcacaaattccataggcgaaattcacgtatctcgtgcacgaaaggcttacacaaggttattttgataattttattttcagttatgacttatatattggatatattggactaataatatttgaatcgttatattgttgctcaattaacttatataattgcaaatacttaacttttgggtaaaataaaatgtaaattacatataattaatttaagaaaatttaaattgtatatattttataagcattatatataataaaattttaataattagatgtatccttgccgaatcgcatcctataatttttaaaaattcgtatccccgtactcgtatcgtattgCCCTCGCATCCGCAcctccgtacctatgcaacatagccTCAAATCAATATGGGTCCAAATATAtacctaaaaaaaatagaaaaaaaaaatagtatgtACGATTGAAATAAAAAacgattgaaaaaaaaaaaaaaaaacgataagGAAAGGGGTCAACTTTCCATTTTGGAAAAGTTGAAAACACGATAAAAAGTAAAATACGGAGCTTGAAGAGATAACACAAAAGGGAAAAGCTGCACAAATCTTTTACGCAAAGGTCTcctttattttctattttaagagaTCTTACACTTACTAGagtatttctttttattaattcaaACTCAGATGTTACACTAGTTTTGTTCATTTTGTATATGAATTAGAACTTCGACGATGAAGCGCaatctgttggtaagacgcttctcctctaatcaataggtcgggggttcgaatCACTCTAGGAACTAGAGTGTGGgtgtgttttttttcttttttttgattgtaacaaattttaaaaagtatatgaATTAGTACCTTTTTTTCATGTCAAATATTATAAATTGCGCCATAGAATAAAGGAAGACAAACATGGAACTTGGGCACCAATTTATTTTACAAGACTTTTGATATTTGACATTTATTGATGGATAATTACAACGATACACGTATATAACTGACCTACACTATCAAAAAGTAGAATAGAGTTATATTCTTCAAACTTCTTATTAAATATCAtagagaaaaatgaaaaacaatttGTATGAGTATAATGTGCCATAAATAACATTAAAGAAACAACTACCGTACCAGCTGTACGTGCCAATATAAGTAGTCGTAGAGAGTGTTTAATTCAATCCAATAAATTATTGAGTAGCCAACAAACCTTGAAAAAAATATAGGAATAATTAATAGGTTGCGATAAGtgagtagtgctatttggatAAAATTTGTCCGGATAAAAAAGGGTTAAATACTTttcaaaattgatttatttaaaaaatttggttcaatattttaattttattgtttttattgttttcttcaaAATTAATAGGGTTACGATAATTGAGTTGTGCTATTTGAATAATTACTTTTGTTTTTTTCtccatattgtaattttttaaccatttttcaattttaattattttttgtagtttttatactttaaaaataataaaaattaaaaaattatttaaaaattacaatgtggagaaaacaataaaattaacaaaattcTTATTATGaaccaaaaaaatttaaataattttttttaaagtatttaatcaaattttgtccggacaaaattttgttcaaatagcattattgtatttgtttattataCAAGTTTTATGCCGGTATATGCACGTAGTGGATGCTttcatcttttattttatgtactttttattttttttggaaattcattacttgaaataaataaatgcagGTTTATGATCCCTATTTTGGATATGGGGTTCTATTGAAATATATTTAGAGTTCCATCTATTTTATTTCCCATAAAAAATCCCAATACTTAAATATGTTTGCCTTGTTTTCCCTGAATATTTGTTGCATAATATGTCTCAACTTCGAGTTTATCTAAATACGAAGTGATTTTGTTATAAATTACCAACAAATTAACATATTTGGTTTTAAATACTATTAAAACCAGCAACCCACATGCCAAATTCCCACTATTcgtttccttttctttttcttttttcttctttctcttttggTTTTCCGTTTTTTGCCTTCTTCTCTCCTCTTCTAATGGAtatctttctctttttaatttCCTAAGGGAAAATTTCTTTTTGGGGAAATTGAAGTGATGGCacaaaacacaaacacaaggaGGCGTTACGGCCTAGTACGGATGGTACTTTCGAAAGGGACAATTTATTTCATATCAAATATGAATAATATGATTGTGTCCCACCTTCATTTTGTGTTACCATGTGCCAAATCACTTATTAATGTTCCCCAACCTTATCTTCAACTTGTCCACAAAATCCCCCCCAAAGAAGAAGCTATCATCGACCGCCCTTCGCCCACAGTTCTTGAATGAGTgtttcatttcaaattttaacAATAAAACGATGTTAATATTTTCGTATTTTTCCCTTTGTTATCCACTACATATTCTTTACTTTTTTGTGATTTTTCATGGTGAGAGTAAATTTACTTA includes these proteins:
- the LOC131023334 gene encoding uncharacterized mitochondrial protein AtMg00310-like, which encodes MEGPILRTLGVKPGEGIQRYLGLPYFSLRKKRLQFEFLKDRMEKKIQVWNQREFSAGGKEVLIKSVVQAVPTFAMQCFRIPDSICEDMNRICAAFWWGEKEGERRMHWARLERMCEPKEKGGMGFRNLKIFNKALVAQQAWRMMTKPNLLVSRVFRAKYFKNGDLMTAVVPSTSSYVWRSIAWGHSLLREGMVWSVGNGRNIKAMKDGWVKGAQSEVHGRADGDSAITVEELIDEHGGWNLTKN